From Chroicocephalus ridibundus unplaced genomic scaffold, bChrRid1.1 SCAFFOLD_105, whole genome shotgun sequence, a single genomic window includes:
- the LOC134509523 gene encoding olfactory receptor 14A16-like, whose amino-acid sequence MSNGSSITHFLLLAFADTRELQLLHFYLFLGIYLAALLGNGLIITAVACDHRLHTPMYFFLLNLALLDLGAISTTLPKAMANSLWDTRAISYTGCVAQLFLFLTLMSAEFYLLTVMAYDRYVAICKPLRYGSLLGSRACVHMAAAAWGSGFLYAVLHTANTFSIPLCQGNGLDQFFCETPQILKLSCSQSDYLREAGLLVVSAFGFLGCFVFIAVSYVQIFRAVTRIPSQQGRQKAFSTCLPHLAVVSLFITTGVFSNLKPPSVSSSFLNLVLSFLYSVVPPAVNPLLYSM is encoded by the coding sequence atgtccaacggcagctccatcacccacttcctcctcctggcattcgcagacacgcgggagctgcagctcttgcacttctacctcttcctgggcatctacctggctgccctcctgggcaatggcctcatcatcactgccgtagcctgtgaccaccgcctccacacccccatgtacttcttcctcctcaacctcgccctcctcgacctgggtgccatctccaccactctgcccaaggccatggccaactccctctgggacaccagggccatctcttacactggatgtgttgcacagctctttctgtttctcaccttgatgtcagcagagttttatcttctgacagtcatggcctatgaccgctacgttgccatctgcaaacccctgcgctatgggtccctcctgggcagcagagcttgtgtccacatggcagcagctgcctggggcagtggctttctctatgctgtgctgcacacagctaatacattttcaatacctctctgccaaggcaatggcctagaccagttcttctgtgaaactccccagatcctcaagctctcctgctcacaatcagactacctcagggaagctggccTTCTGGTGGTTAGTGCTTTTGGCTTtttgggatgttttgttttcattgcggtgtcctatgtgcagatcttcagggctgtgacGAGgatcccctcacagcagggaagacagaaagccttttccacctgcctccctcacctggccgtggtttCCCTCTTTATCACCACTGGGGTGTTTTCCAACCTGAAGCCGCCCTCCGTCTCCTCTTCATTCCTGAATCTAgtgctgtcatttctgtactcggtggtgcctccagcagtgaaccccctcctctacagcatg